The segment CAATTCTTAAAACCTGCAAACAAACTGTAGATTTTTTTACGCATTAACTTCTTTTGCGTCCTTCTTTTCCGGAAAAATTAATGAAAGTATTATGCTTACTAACAGTATCCCCAATACAATGTAGAGCGACGATGCCGTTGTGAAACCTATTTCCTTAAGCCAGTGATTAAATAACAGCTTCAAGCCGATAAATGTGAGCAATACCGATAATCCGTGCTTCAGAAAACGGAACATGCTCATTACGTTCAATACCAGGAAAAACAACGAACGCAATCCCATAATCGCAAATACGTTGCTGAAGAACACTATATACGGGTCTTCGGTAACCGAAAATATGGCAGGAACCGAATCGGTGGCGAAAATGACATCCGAAAATTCAATTACCAGCAACACCAGAAACAATGGTGTAAATAAGAATTTCTTCTTTTTATTCCTTATCCAGAAACGGTTTCCGACATAACGCGGGTAAAGCGGCAGGAATTTCGATGCAAAACGAACCGCAGGATGCCTGGAAACATCTATTTTCTTGTCTTCCTTGTTGCGCGTGATGAACATTTTTACGCCGGTAAATACCAGAAATAAACCGAACAGATAGAGGAACCATTCAAAACGCTGTATGATGACCGAACTGCCGAAAATGAACAGGAACCGCATGATCAGTGCGCCGATGATGCCCCAGAACAAGACCCATTTGTAATACATTTTCTTTACGTTGAAGGCAAAGAATATTAAAATCATCACAAAGAGATTGTCGACCGAAAGCGATTTCTCAATTAAATAACCGGTGATATATTCCAGCGCAAGATTTTTGTTATATAAGGTAACCGCCTGTATGTCCGTAATCCCTTCAGGAAGCACGAAAGGATGATGATACTTAATAATCTGTTCCTTGACCTGAGTGAGTGTGGTAACGCCGTGAATGTATTCCCCAAACCAGAGTATCACAAAATAAAAAGCCACCGAAAGCAGTATCCAGAATGCCGACCATATAAGGGCTTCGCGAAATTTTATCTCATGATTTTTCCGGCTGAAAACGCCCAGGTCGATAAACAACAAGGTGAGGATAAATACAATGAATAACCCGAATGTCAGTCCTTCACTAATGTTCATAGACATTTATTG is part of the Bacteroidota bacterium genome and harbors:
- a CDS encoding TerC/Alx family metal homeostasis membrane protein, with the translated sequence MNISEGLTFGLFIVFILTLLFIDLGVFSRKNHEIKFREALIWSAFWILLSVAFYFVILWFGEYIHGVTTLTQVKEQIIKYHHPFVLPEGITDIQAVTLYNKNLALEYITGYLIEKSLSVDNLFVMILIFFAFNVKKMYYKWVLFWGIIGALIMRFLFIFGSSVIIQRFEWFLYLFGLFLVFTGVKMFITRNKEDKKIDVSRHPAVRFASKFLPLYPRYVGNRFWIRNKKKKFLFTPLFLVLLVIEFSDVIFATDSVPAIFSVTEDPYIVFFSNVFAIMGLRSLFFLVLNVMSMFRFLKHGLSVLLTFIGLKLLFNHWLKEIGFTTASSLYIVLGILLVSIILSLIFPEKKDAKEVNA